One window of the Pelobates fuscus isolate aPelFus1 chromosome 12, aPelFus1.pri, whole genome shotgun sequence genome contains the following:
- the TMEM80 gene encoding transmembrane protein 80 has product MALSRRGKSSLVLSSVPLQVLLYLNVAYYVFYFLATLLMIIYKSQVLSYPDSNLALDLGLLFIMAILEFLRLYFGTKGNLTEEELPLGFSLFLTAGNIILSIYFIVWETYILRADIIINAILLVLYGLEVILELFTIAAFFR; this is encoded by the exons ATGGCGCTGTCCAGGAGAG GAAAGAGTTCCCTGGTG CTGTCTTCTGTTCCATTGCAAGTCCTACTTTACCTCAATGTTGCATATTATGTATTCTATTTCTTAGCTACACTGCTGATGATCATTTACAAAA GCCAGGTACTGAGTTATCCGGACAGCAACCTAGCTCTGGACCTCGGACTTCTCTTCATTATGGCAATTCTGGAATTTTTAAGGCTCTATTTTG GAACAAAAGGAAATTtgacagaggaagagctccctctaGGGTTCAGCTTGTTCCTCACCGCAGGAAACATCATCCTATCCATTTATTTCATAGTGTGGGAGACCTACATTCTAAGGGCAGACATAATCATCAATGCCATTTTGCTGGTCCTCTATGGGCTTGAAGTTATACTGGAGCTGTTCACAATTGCAGCATTTTTTCGTTAA